From Candidatus Poribacteria bacterium, one genomic window encodes:
- a CDS encoding WD40 repeat domain-containing protein: protein MPNRKRFIVCICLLMLIVGYQIADGQQQLPFGAKDRFGMDKGAISDIAITPDGTRIAIASRMGVWLYEAATGRETALEPATPFDVSAIAFTPDGKTLVGGSSIGTIWLQRIDTGEIRHFSSVHTREILSVAFSPDGKTLASGSSDKTIGLWNPETGKLRSRLSGHTDTVNIVAFSPDGRTLASGSSDRTVRLWDPETNEPWKTFREHKDVNTFITELAFSPDGKMIASGGIEWPELLVWEIKTGKVRLTHHSHNWSVDALAFSPDGTKLAIGGDTDAVEWLDIDAVERLEADEIGISMVPKNIFPIEHPGWVSALAFSRDGKTLTTVSRNGVIRFWNITNGDQRFPAIAHKRVGTVLAFSPDSRMLASGSADDTIYLWDIQTRGGVPIRYKSVWAPTALAFSPEGQVLVSGHSDDTIRLWDVGTGKPSLIRRISMAAPRTLIFSPDGTVLIGAGIRHEIWWADVKSGELQATLKIDGEISKIGTFSPDNTILATVGLRNTIRLWNVRDGKLVSTFVSGHFNVEAIAFSPDGALLASGGWDDLTLWDVGRDRRLRTFREEDARIQALAFSPDGQTLASGNIDGKLQLWDTTTTFHLATLTGHTEAINVLAFSPDRRTLTSWSADGTILLWDWHKIHPVR from the coding sequence ATGCCGAACCGAAAGCGTTTCATTGTATGCATCTGTCTATTGATGCTCATTGTAGGATATCAAATTGCCGATGGCCAGCAGCAACTACCTTTCGGTGCCAAAGACAGATTCGGTATGGATAAAGGTGCAATCAGCGACATAGCGATCACACCCGATGGCACTCGAATCGCAATCGCAAGTCGTATGGGTGTTTGGCTTTATGAGGCTGCTACGGGTCGGGAAACCGCTTTGGAGCCTGCAACACCGTTTGATGTTTCTGCAATCGCGTTCACACCGGATGGCAAGACACTTGTGGGTGGCAGTAGTATAGGGACGATTTGGCTACAGCGTATAGATACAGGTGAAATTAGACATTTTTCTTCCGTGCATACACGGGAGATTCTTTCCGTGGCGTTTTCACCCGATGGTAAAACCCTCGCCAGTGGGAGTTCTGATAAAACGATTGGCTTATGGAATCCAGAGACGGGTAAGCTGCGTAGCCGTCTCAGTGGACACACGGATACTGTCAACATCGTGGCGTTTTCACCCGATGGAAGAACCCTTGCGAGTGGAAGTTCGGACAGAACGGTGCGTCTATGGGATCCAGAAACCAACGAACCCTGGAAGACCTTCCGTGAACATAAGGATGTTAACACGTTTATCACTGAATTGGCGTTTTCGCCGGACGGGAAAATGATTGCCAGTGGCGGGATTGAGTGGCCCGAGCTTCTGGTATGGGAGATAAAGACCGGTAAAGTGCGGCTTACACACCATTCGCATAACTGGTCGGTCGATGCGTTGGCGTTCTCACCCGATGGGACCAAACTTGCTATAGGCGGAGATACAGATGCAGTGGAGTGGTTGGATATAGATGCAGTTGAGCGGTTAGAGGCGGATGAAATTGGTATTTCTATGGTTCCAAAAAATATTTTTCCGATAGAGCATCCCGGGTGGGTAAGTGCGCTCGCATTCTCGCGGGATGGCAAAACACTTACGACTGTGAGTCGGAATGGAGTCATCCGATTTTGGAATATCACGAATGGCGATCAACGGTTTCCAGCCATCGCACATAAGCGGGTTGGAACTGTGTTAGCGTTTTCACCAGACAGTCGGATGCTTGCCAGTGGGAGTGCCGACGATACGATCTATTTGTGGGATATTCAGACACGGGGAGGTGTGCCCATTCGCTATAAAAGTGTTTGGGCACCGACAGCCTTGGCGTTTTCGCCGGAGGGTCAGGTGCTTGTCAGTGGACACTCGGATGATACAATCCGTTTGTGGGATGTAGGAACTGGAAAACCTTCGTTGATTCGTCGTATAAGCATGGCGGCTCCCAGGACTTTGATATTTTCACCGGACGGGACTGTCCTCATCGGAGCGGGGATCCGCCATGAAATATGGTGGGCGGATGTAAAAAGCGGCGAGTTGCAGGCAACCCTTAAAATTGATGGAGAAATTTCCAAAATAGGAACGTTTTCGCCAGATAACACAATCCTCGCGACTGTCGGGCTGCGTAACACAATTCGGCTATGGAATGTGAGGGATGGTAAGTTGGTGTCCACCTTCGTTTCGGGTCATTTCAATGTGGAGGCGATCGCCTTTTCTCCAGACGGTGCTCTACTTGCGAGTGGTGGATGGGATGACCTCACGTTGTGGGATGTGGGGCGGGATCGTAGATTACGAACTTTCCGAGAGGAAGACGCTCGGATACAGGCATTGGCATTCTCACCAGACGGCCAAACGTTGGCAAGCGGGAACATTGATGGCAAGTTGCAGTTGTGGGATACCACCACTACTTTCCACCTCGCAACACTCACAGGACATACAGAGGCAATAAATGTGTTAGCATTTTCACCTGATCGCAGAACGCTCACCAGTTGGAGTGCTGACGGTACAATTCTGCTGTGGGATTGGCATAAAATCCATCCCGTTCGATAA
- a CDS encoding amidohydrolase — MRIDCQSHIFPNTYTEILAQNPHPPQVIRRGNEAVVTYGDVQTFRLQDEAYDPKRKLKDMDEAGVDMALLSTNIPPPCMLAPELGNKGAQAINDAIAELVDTYPHRFAGLACLPWQNIDEAITEMDRVKELGFRGIMLYSHIGGKPVDAPQFEPVYTHAETLRMPIVMHPTVPTWGEAIKDHWMIGMMGLQVDNSFALLRLILSGILERHSDLQIVMPHVGGILPYMSGRINHQTEVLGRARENITQPPSAYLQRIYLDTVSPSVQALQYAYQYSGADRLLFGTDHPWVDMPRFVGLIEEMSISEADKTRIFSENAIKLFDL; from the coding sequence ATGCGAATCGATTGTCAGAGCCACATATTTCCAAACACCTATACCGAAATCCTCGCGCAGAATCCACACCCACCGCAAGTTATCCGTCGCGGGAACGAGGCTGTCGTTACGTACGGCGATGTCCAAACATTTCGTCTACAAGACGAAGCCTACGATCCGAAACGAAAACTCAAGGATATGGATGAGGCGGGGGTCGATATGGCACTGCTCAGTACCAATATACCGCCCCCCTGTATGCTCGCGCCTGAATTAGGAAACAAGGGTGCGCAAGCGATCAACGATGCCATTGCCGAACTCGTGGATACATATCCACATCGATTCGCAGGACTGGCATGCCTTCCATGGCAAAATATAGATGAAGCCATCACAGAAATGGATAGAGTGAAAGAACTCGGTTTTCGCGGGATCATGCTCTATTCCCATATCGGCGGAAAACCTGTTGATGCACCGCAATTTGAACCCGTCTATACGCATGCTGAAACATTACGAATGCCGATTGTGATGCATCCTACCGTCCCAACGTGGGGTGAGGCAATCAAAGACCACTGGATGATCGGGATGATGGGGTTACAGGTGGATAACAGTTTCGCACTGTTGCGACTGATTCTGAGTGGAATTCTCGAACGGCACTCCGATCTGCAAATCGTGATGCCGCACGTTGGCGGCATTCTCCCCTATATGAGCGGTAGGATCAATCATCAGACGGAAGTATTGGGAAGAGCCAGAGAGAACATCACACAACCACCGAGTGCGTATCTGCAACGCATTTATCTGGACACTGTGTCGCCATCGGTGCAAGCACTGCAGTACGCATATCAATATTCCGGCGCGGACCGTCTGCTCTTCGGGACAGATCATCCGTGGGTGGATATGCCACGATTCGTCGGTTTAATTGAGGAGATGTCGATCTCTGAAGCAGATAAAACTCGAATTTTCAGTGAAAACGCCATAAAATTGTTCGATTTGTAG
- a CDS encoding phytanoyl-CoA dioxygenase family protein yields MKIWKDVKEKRIDNMPHELTDAEKFFFENNGYLVLDNFLAPSHVETLRSALAEVIEQRRECEEKGLTETGMTHIHGEKSTRIFYILGDHPAFLELLDWQPILPYVTGLLNKMPHHHASDAIVEHASDLMERSMGWHIDGHDEGYRNLRPIPFLQLKIGYYLTDMTEGGQGNLWLIPGSHTAMYDPSHEDLRHPYEYPGALEICAPPGSAILFHNAVWHSAGIFTKSEGSREMLYYAYEHPWMIASQEHWGYPKDFYNKELSPEQRKFFHGFVFDPPEQRWG; encoded by the coding sequence TTGAAAATATGGAAAGATGTGAAAGAGAAGAGGATTGACAACATGCCACATGAACTGACTGATGCCGAAAAGTTTTTCTTTGAAAATAACGGTTACCTCGTCTTGGATAATTTCCTTGCTCCGTCACACGTTGAAACGCTCAGGAGTGCTCTCGCTGAAGTCATTGAGCAGCGACGGGAATGCGAAGAGAAAGGGTTAACCGAAACCGGTATGACACACATCCACGGCGAGAAAAGCACTCGTATCTTCTATATCCTCGGTGACCATCCAGCGTTTTTGGAACTCTTAGATTGGCAACCGATCCTGCCGTATGTCACGGGGCTGCTGAATAAAATGCCACACCACCACGCTTCAGATGCCATTGTCGAGCACGCTTCGGATTTAATGGAACGTTCGATGGGTTGGCACATCGATGGGCACGATGAAGGCTATCGTAACCTACGTCCGATCCCGTTTTTGCAACTCAAAATCGGCTATTACCTGACCGATATGACAGAAGGTGGACAGGGGAATCTGTGGCTCATACCGGGGAGCCATACAGCAATGTATGATCCGAGCCACGAAGATCTACGACACCCTTACGAATATCCGGGTGCGTTGGAGATCTGTGCCCCGCCAGGGAGTGCGATTCTCTTCCATAATGCCGTTTGGCACTCCGCTGGCATCTTCACAAAATCGGAGGGTTCTCGCGAAATGCTCTATTACGCTTATGAACATCCGTGGATGATCGCCTCACAAGAACATTGGGGGTATCCCAAAGACTTTTACAACAAGGAACTCTCACCGGAACAGCGGAAGTTCTTCCACGGATTTGTCTTCGATCCACCAGAACAGCGATGGGGATAG
- a CDS encoding phytanoyl-CoA dioxygenase family protein: MRLTESQVSFFHDNGYLLLEDALDENDLGPVIGEYKGIIAERAEKLHAEGKVTDTHTDKSFTERLLHLANEAPEITADLDIMRARGEATFNFLKNPKILDIAESFVGSEIICNPIQHIRAVLPKKSSQRAPTPWHQDAGVCWPDTDPYFMLTVWVPIVDATLENGCLQVMPGSHKMGLYKHDWSSAGLAVPPEHQPDNLTPKPLPIRAGGVILFHNYTLHSAKPNESESIRWSFDLRYHDVYQPTGRPFYPAFLMRSRLRPEAGNTKYETWCQRWEFALENSKGAQAYRWPR; this comes from the coding sequence ATGCGTTTAACCGAATCTCAAGTTTCCTTCTTTCACGACAACGGATATCTACTACTCGAAGATGCACTTGATGAAAACGACCTGGGTCCCGTCATTGGCGAATATAAGGGGATTATCGCGGAACGTGCCGAGAAGTTGCACGCGGAAGGGAAGGTTACAGATACGCACACCGATAAATCCTTCACGGAACGGTTGCTTCATCTCGCGAACGAGGCACCGGAGATAACGGCAGATTTGGACATCATGCGGGCACGCGGCGAAGCGACGTTCAACTTCCTCAAGAACCCGAAAATCCTTGACATCGCGGAGTCTTTCGTCGGTTCGGAAATTATCTGCAATCCGATCCAACATATTCGTGCCGTCCTGCCGAAAAAGAGTTCACAGCGGGCACCGACACCTTGGCATCAGGACGCAGGCGTATGCTGGCCCGACACCGATCCCTACTTTATGTTAACTGTTTGGGTTCCGATTGTAGACGCGACACTGGAAAACGGGTGCCTACAGGTTATGCCGGGCAGCCATAAGATGGGACTTTACAAGCACGACTGGTCGTCAGCTGGACTCGCCGTCCCACCGGAACATCAACCCGATAACCTCACACCGAAACCTCTACCGATTCGGGCGGGTGGTGTAATTCTGTTCCATAACTACACGCTCCACAGCGCGAAACCGAATGAATCGGAGAGCATCCGATGGAGTTTCGATTTGCGGTATCACGATGTCTATCAACCAACAGGAAGACCCTTCTATCCAGCATTTCTGATGCGGAGTCGTTTGCGACCGGAAGCCGGTAACACGAAATATGAAACGTGGTGTCAACGATGGGAATTTGCGTTAGAGAATTCTAAGGGAGCGCAAGCCTACCGGTGGCCCCGGTAG
- a CDS encoding DUF420 domain-containing protein: MEISDLPTVNATLNTISGILLTIGYVQIRQRRITAHKNCMLAAFGVSVLFLVCYVIYHYHAGSKPFTKQGWIRPVYFTILITHIILAFVIVPLALRTLYLAWRERFENHRRIAKITFPIWLYVSVTGVIIYLMLYQL; encoded by the coding sequence ATTGAGATCTCAGATTTGCCGACGGTCAATGCGACGCTGAACACAATCAGCGGTATCCTACTGACGATCGGATATGTGCAAATCCGACAACGAAGAATTACGGCACACAAAAACTGTATGCTCGCGGCTTTTGGTGTGTCCGTTCTTTTTCTGGTTTGCTATGTTATCTATCACTACCACGCTGGATCGAAGCCGTTTACAAAGCAAGGATGGATTCGTCCGGTCTACTTTACCATTCTGATCACGCACATTATTTTGGCGTTCGTCATAGTTCCCTTGGCGTTGCGGACCCTCTACTTGGCATGGCGTGAGCGGTTCGAGAATCACCGACGTATCGCAAAGATTACTTTCCCAATTTGGCTATACGTCTCAGTAACAGGTGTGATTATCTATCTCATGCTTTATCAGTTATAG
- a CDS encoding phytanoyl-CoA dioxygenase family protein yields the protein MSVDALDVQKAADIFEEHGCLVVRGLMAPYIEALHQDIEAAAAESISLLDKAERIVEGWRTPNGTLFLPAPEGYERDKQMMVLSIGYQTSAAFFQSALDETTVNIVEAILGPNVEIFGNGQCLYKEPVGGHPKHLHQDSAYFEHRYQGPVGILSYVVDTDLVNGALHVVPGSHKLGQLKHIDTFSHLGLEEDEWPWESALPVSGKAGDSIFFNVKTVHGSKQNMSDKPRPIFINRYRRTDDFVIIGGTTTTNRAEAEKRAAAAEEAKKSNSDRGLMLRGFRPFDS from the coding sequence ATGTCTGTGGATGCCTTAGATGTCCAAAAAGCCGCAGACATCTTTGAGGAACACGGGTGTCTTGTCGTGCGCGGTCTGATGGCACCCTATATTGAGGCACTCCATCAGGACATTGAGGCTGCCGCGGCGGAATCCATATCCTTGCTTGACAAAGCAGAACGGATCGTCGAAGGATGGCGCACCCCCAACGGCACACTATTCCTGCCAGCACCAGAAGGCTACGAACGCGACAAACAGATGATGGTCCTGTCTATAGGCTATCAGACGAGCGCGGCGTTCTTCCAATCCGCTCTCGATGAAACGACAGTCAATATCGTAGAGGCGATCTTAGGACCGAATGTGGAGATCTTTGGGAACGGACAGTGCCTCTATAAAGAGCCGGTTGGCGGGCATCCAAAGCACCTGCATCAGGATTCTGCCTATTTTGAACATCGCTATCAGGGACCCGTCGGTATTTTGAGTTATGTTGTGGATACGGACTTGGTGAATGGGGCGTTACATGTTGTGCCGGGTTCACACAAACTCGGACAACTCAAACATATTGATACCTTCTCACACCTCGGTTTGGAGGAGGATGAATGGCCCTGGGAGAGTGCGCTCCCCGTTTCTGGCAAAGCCGGTGATTCGATCTTCTTTAATGTCAAGACAGTGCACGGTTCCAAGCAGAATATGTCGGATAAACCCCGTCCGATTTTCATCAACCGCTACCGTCGAACAGATGATTTCGTGATTATCGGTGGGACGACCACGACGAACCGCGCAGAGGCAGAAAAACGTGCCGCCGCCGCTGAAGAAGCGAAGAAATCCAATAGTGATCGAGGTTTGATGTTACGCGGGTTCCGTCCCTTTGATTCATAG
- a CDS encoding XdhC family protein produces the protein MREIYQKIPELIESSQVGAYCTVVETKGSTPQKPGSKLLILPDLRNIGTLGGGCVEAEARRQAIGLMQDGVPRLLEFQLDSDYGWDDGLICGGNMKIFIDLPKTPDEAEMFERLQTLNAEKIPLVCATVVASEKQGVDVGMKMIFANTGEHIGTLGDPALETAVEEETAKVLARNRAGLFQENETASVFLEPLQPRPTLLIAGAGHVGQALCHIGNWLDFDIAIVDDRADFASAERLPEADEIIIGDIATELRKYPITPLTYVVIVTRGHQHDESALHSVVESDAGYIGLIGSRRKIKLIFDDLLEAGISKDRLQRVYAPIGLDINSKTVPEIAVSIASQLIQIRNVADTVGTFDAQPARMPTVKIVG, from the coding sequence ATGAGAGAAATATACCAAAAAATTCCAGAACTCATTGAATCTTCTCAAGTCGGAGCGTATTGCACGGTTGTAGAGACGAAAGGCTCAACTCCACAAAAACCCGGCTCGAAGCTTTTGATTCTTCCAGATTTGCGGAACATTGGGACGCTCGGCGGAGGTTGCGTTGAAGCTGAAGCGCGGCGACAGGCGATCGGACTCATGCAAGACGGTGTGCCGCGGCTGCTTGAGTTTCAATTGGATAGCGATTACGGTTGGGACGATGGGCTTATCTGCGGCGGGAATATGAAGATCTTTATCGATTTGCCGAAGACCCCCGACGAAGCCGAGATGTTTGAGCGACTTCAAACGTTGAACGCCGAAAAAATCCCACTCGTCTGTGCAACGGTTGTAGCGAGTGAGAAGCAGGGCGTTGATGTTGGCATGAAGATGATTTTTGCGAACACAGGTGAGCACATCGGCACGTTAGGCGATCCGGCTTTAGAAACGGCAGTGGAAGAAGAGACGGCGAAGGTGCTTGCGCGGAACAGAGCTGGCTTATTTCAGGAGAACGAAACGGCTTCGGTCTTCTTAGAGCCACTACAACCGAGACCGACGTTGCTCATTGCAGGCGCAGGGCATGTCGGTCAAGCACTCTGTCATATTGGAAATTGGTTGGATTTCGACATTGCTATTGTTGACGACCGCGCCGACTTTGCCTCTGCTGAACGCTTGCCAGAGGCGGACGAAATTATCATCGGAGATATCGCAACGGAACTCCGAAAATACCCGATCACACCACTGACGTATGTCGTGATAGTCACCCGGGGGCATCAGCACGATGAATCGGCACTCCATAGTGTTGTTGAATCGGATGCTGGTTACATCGGTTTAATCGGCAGTCGCCGCAAGATTAAACTAATATTTGACGATTTGCTGGAGGCAGGGATTTCCAAGGACAGACTTCAGCGGGTGTACGCACCCATCGGGCTCGATATTAACTCGAAAACAGTACCGGAGATCGCAGTCAGCATCGCATCGCAGCTCATTCAGATCCGTAACGTCGCTGATACTGTTGGCACGTTTGATGCCCAACCGGCGCGAATGCCGACCGTTAAAATAGTGGGGTGA
- a CDS encoding transcriptional regulator, with protein sequence MEGGYKERTQKIQIYVVSPQGIIKNPPFPDKKYSIIYADPPWDYKGQLQHTGSGGKDSGGAVRHYPTLPVSEMKTWDIASISEEDCLLFMWSSSPHLDQAIQLGKAWGFRWATVAFVWDKQRLNPGFYTMSQCELCLVFRRGNIPQPRGARNMRQLVQVKRTRHSEKPEAVRKRIEKMFPQQCKIELFARKRYEGWDAWGLEIL encoded by the coding sequence ATGGAGGGCGGATATAAGGAACGCACACAAAAGATTCAAATTTACGTCGTTTCTCCGCAAGGTATAATTAAAAATCCTCCCTTCCCGGATAAGAAGTACAGCATCATATACGCCGATCCGCCGTGGGATTACAAGGGACAACTTCAGCACACAGGAAGTGGAGGCAAGGATAGTGGCGGTGCTGTTCGACACTATCCCACTCTGCCGGTGTCAGAAATGAAGACATGGGATATTGCCTCAATTAGCGAAGAGGATTGTCTGCTTTTTATGTGGAGTTCTTCTCCGCATCTCGATCAAGCGATTCAGCTTGGCAAGGCGTGGGGATTTCGGTGGGCAACAGTCGCTTTCGTCTGGGATAAGCAACGCCTGAATCCCGGTTTCTACACAATGAGCCAATGCGAGTTATGCCTCGTTTTCAGACGTGGGAACATTCCACAACCGCGGGGGGCAAGAAATATGAGACAACTCGTTCAGGTTAAACGGACACGCCACTCTGAAAAACCCGAAGCAGTGCGTAAACGGATTGAGAAAATGTTTCCACAGCAGTGTAAGATTGAACTATTCGCACGAAAACGGTACGAAGGCTGGGACGCATGGGGACTCGAAATTCTCTAA
- a CDS encoding NADH-quinone oxidoreductase subunit I, with protein MIRNMKLNEEMSFWDRLYIPALIKGLFTTLKHIPKKKLTYQYPEDPRSVDERNDRYRGIHKLTVTEKDEIKCVACFLCATACPADCITIQAAPAPDGWQTKEGYQREKFPDVFEINMLRCIFCGYCVEACPEDAIRMTGLTLPQYFRERQTEGESLGSSRSDFIFDRDMLVANNDIPQDGLSVEAK; from the coding sequence ATGATTAGAAATATGAAACTTAACGAAGAAATGTCTTTTTGGGATAGACTCTATATCCCTGCGTTGATTAAGGGACTGTTTACGACCCTGAAACATATCCCGAAGAAAAAATTGACATATCAGTATCCTGAAGATCCTCGGAGTGTGGATGAACGCAACGATCGCTACCGTGGCATTCACAAACTGACGGTAACAGAAAAAGACGAAATCAAATGCGTAGCATGTTTCTTGTGCGCAACTGCCTGTCCTGCCGATTGCATCACAATTCAGGCTGCACCTGCCCCAGACGGTTGGCAGACCAAGGAAGGCTATCAGCGCGAGAAATTCCCTGATGTCTTTGAGATTAATATGCTCCGTTGCATATTTTGTGGGTATTGTGTTGAGGCTTGCCCTGAAGACGCTATCCGGATGACGGGGTTAACGCTCCCTCAATACTTCCGTGAACGTCAAACAGAGGGAGAAAGTCTTGGGAGTTCCCGCAGTGATTTCATCTTTGATCGGGACATGCTCGTCGCAAACAACGACATTCCACAAGATGGGCTTAGTGTTGAAGCGAAGTAG
- the guaB gene encoding IMP dehydrogenase: protein METKISDVFPPIFAKEGLTFDDVLLIPAESDVLPDHVDTGTQLTRNLRLNIPICSSPMDTVTESTLAIAIAREGGIGIIHYNCPIDEQVSEVDRVKRSESGMITAPITLTQDKTIRDALDVTARYRIGGVPIVTDDGCLVGLITNRDLKYEDNLDLPVTARMTPGEELITASPGITLDKAKEILHKSRKEKLPIVDGDFRLCGLITIKDIDKVQMFPHACKDGAGRLRVGAAVLPSTPLENVDRLVAVGVDVLVLDTAHGHSKNVIRSTEYIKSHFSDIELVAGNVVTPEGTRSLIDAGADAVKVGVGPGSICTTRVVAGVSIPQITAIYDCAKEADKSGVPIIADGGIRYSGDIAKAIGAGASSVMIGSLLAGTDESPGDTVIYQGRTYKIHRGMGSLGALRKRSAQLSEDSNEDISKLVPRGIEGRVPHKGKLSNFVYQLVGGIRSAMGYCGAADIEALRRDSQFVRMSSSGYRESHPHDIDITEEAPNYTVANLSP, encoded by the coding sequence ATGGAGACCAAGATTTCCGATGTCTTCCCCCCGATATTTGCAAAAGAAGGGTTAACTTTCGACGATGTTTTGCTGATTCCGGCTGAATCGGATGTGCTACCAGATCACGTAGATACGGGTACACAACTGACACGGAATCTCCGGCTGAACATTCCTATCTGTAGCTCACCTATGGATACTGTCACAGAATCTACCCTTGCCATTGCAATTGCGCGGGAGGGAGGCATCGGAATAATTCACTATAACTGCCCTATTGATGAACAGGTGTCTGAAGTCGACCGAGTGAAACGATCGGAAAGCGGGATGATTACCGCACCGATTACGTTAACCCAAGATAAAACCATTCGCGATGCTTTGGATGTTACAGCCCGTTACCGCATCGGGGGTGTCCCGATCGTAACAGACGATGGCTGCCTCGTCGGCCTCATCACGAACCGCGATCTCAAGTACGAAGATAACCTCGACCTCCCCGTAACCGCCCGAATGACCCCCGGTGAGGAGTTGATTACCGCATCCCCCGGAATTACACTCGATAAAGCCAAAGAGATACTCCATAAGTCTCGAAAAGAAAAATTGCCGATTGTGGATGGTGATTTTCGACTCTGTGGACTGATTACCATCAAAGATATTGACAAAGTCCAGATGTTCCCGCATGCCTGTAAGGATGGTGCTGGACGTTTAAGGGTTGGTGCTGCGGTTCTGCCTTCAACACCTTTGGAGAACGTTGACCGGTTAGTGGCGGTTGGTGTAGATGTGCTCGTATTGGATACGGCACATGGACATTCTAAAAACGTAATTCGATCAACAGAGTACATTAAGTCTCATTTCTCAGATATTGAACTTGTCGCTGGAAATGTCGTTACGCCTGAAGGGACACGAAGCCTCATTGATGCTGGTGCGGACGCTGTAAAGGTCGGTGTAGGTCCTGGTTCGATCTGTACGACACGCGTCGTCGCAGGTGTGAGTATTCCGCAAATTACAGCAATTTACGATTGTGCCAAGGAAGCCGATAAATCAGGGGTGCCGATTATTGCCGATGGTGGTATTCGTTATTCTGGGGACATCGCGAAAGCCATTGGCGCGGGGGCGAGTTCTGTGATGATCGGTAGTTTGTTGGCTGGAACGGACGAAAGCCCCGGCGATACTGTCATCTATCAAGGAAGAACATATAAAATTCACCGCGGCATGGGGTCATTAGGGGCATTGCGAAAACGAAGTGCCCAACTTTCAGAAGATAGCAACGAAGATATTTCCAAACTTGTTCCACGTGGGATTGAAGGACGTGTTCCACATAAAGGAAAACTCAGCAATTTTGTTTATCAATTGGTCGGTGGCATCCGCTCGGCGATGGGCTATTGTGGTGCTGCTGACATTGAGGCATTACGTAGGGATAGCCAATTTGTACGGATGTCAAGTAGCGGCTACCGGGAAAGCCATCCCCACGATATTGATATAACGGAGGAAGCACCGAACTATACGGTAGCGAACCTTTCTCCGTAA
- a CDS encoding helix-turn-helix domain-containing protein has translation MRLTFIYPIYPTQEQETTLERWLDHLCELQNSARHDRLVAYEAEGRFVSISDQQTLLTAAREKYDDFREVPQDFQNLLPSVNVVKKTL, from the coding sequence ATGAGATTAACATTTATATATCCTATTTATCCGACCCAGGAACAAGAAACAACATTAGAAAGATGGCTTGACCACTTGTGTGAACTTCAGAATTCTGCTCGCCACGATAGACTCGTTGCGTATGAGGCCGAAGGTCGTTTTGTGTCGATCTCTGACCAGCAGACCCTTCTCACCGCAGCGCGTGAGAAATATGATGACTTCCGCGAAGTTCCCCAAGATTTTCAGAATTTACTGCCTTCGGTAAACGTTGTAAAGAAAACGCTATAA